cgtccttctctttctctttttccacCTCCTTCCGTAAATCAGTAGCTGTGGCATTCTGAGGGGAGAGAGGCTGGAGGGAGGCAGGCACAACAGGTTTTGGTTGTTGGAGGACGTTTGTTGTAGGAGCTCCAGCTAGACTAGTGGTGGGCAGATTTGGTTGTTGGACGTTGGTTGAAGGAGTTTCACCTTTATTAGTGGTGGGCAGATTTGGTTGTTGGACTGTCAAAAGAGCTCCAGCTAGACTAGTGGTGGGCAGATTTGGTTGTTGGATGTTGGTTGAAGGAGCTTCACCTTTATTAGTGATGGGTAGATTTGGTTGTTGGACTGTCAAAAGAGCTCCAGCTAGACTAGTGGTGGGCAGATTTGGTTGTTGGACTGTCAAAAGAGCTCCAGTTAGACTAGTGGTGGGCAGATTTGGTTGTTGGACTGTCAAAAGAGCTCCAGTTAGACTAGTGGCAGGCAGATTTGTTTGTTGGACGTTGGTTGAAGGAGTTTCACCTTTATTAGTGATGGACAGATTTGGTTGTTTGACTTTCAAAGTATCTCCAGCTTGACTAGTGATAGGCAGGGAGGCTAGACCAAGGcaggatgatgaggaggagcgTCTGGCTGTGATGGTCTCTGTAGTAGTAGGGCTACAGTAGTATTGTTGCCGACTGTCTGGCCTATCTCCAGCCTCCACCACCCCCCTCTCAGGCCGCAGCAGACCCGTGGACACCCCAGAGCTGAGCGAGGGACCGGTGGTAGTGGGGACACCTGCCATGGAGCTAGGCACCATATTAGAGAGCTCATCTGTTGGCGAGCGCCCGATACTCCCATCCACCTGCACCCGGATCTCTGGCGAGACGGAGAGCAGGTACTGGGGCACGGGGGTGCCGCTGTCCGCACTCTTGGGGAACAGAAAGGTCTTCATTTGACCTTTGCCCTTGACGTTGACTGTGCCGCGGTAGTCGAAGTTGTAGTCCATGGCACTGAGGGCGCAGTAGCTCTCCTCGCTCACCTGCACGCGGCACTCCACGCCCGTGGTGTCCATGCGACTGGCGATGTTCACAGTGTCGCCCCAGATGTCGTAGAGCAGCTTAGTGGTGCCGATCACCCCTGCAGTCAAAGGGCCGTGGTTGAACCCGATGCGCAACTTGAACTTGAAGCCCAGCATGTTCTTGTTGAAGTCGTCCACCACGCGCATCATCTCCAGGGCGAAGTCAAACAGCGCCCGCAGGTGGCCGTGAGGGTGCGGTGCCTCGGCGCACTGCTGCGCATTCAGCCCAGCCGCCGCCATGTACGTGGCGCCGATGGTCTTGATCTTCTCGATGTTGTTGAAGGGCGGCTCGCGAAGCAGTTCGTCGAAGTCACCGATGAGCTCGTTGAGCACGCGGTAGCACTCCTTGCCGCCCTCGTAACTCTCCTCGTAGAACTCGCTAAAGTTAACGATACTGGCAAAAATCACGCCAACATTACCATGGTTTTTGGAGTAACTCTGAGTCACTTTGAGCTGCTCTGCCACGTGGATGGGGATGATGTTCCTAAGCAACCAATCGGCTTGGTCCCTCATGTTCTGGATCTTGATGCGGTGCTGGTCGGCCTCCACGTTGCCGTGGTAATGGAGGCGGTAGCTGACTTCGAACTCGCGGTTGAGGAACCAGACGAGCAGGAGGAGCAGAAAGAAGGCCACTCCCACCTCGGGGCCCAGCAGGTCCTGGAGGCGGGGCACGGGGTCAGCGGTGGGCTCAGACTGATCATGTACAACACTGCTGCGGTTACTGTTGTTGGTGGCGTCGCcagacctggaggagagagaaagggagggagagatggagagagaaggggaaagagagaggagggagaaacaaggaaggagagaagggagggatggagagttggagaatgaggtagggaggtagagatggagagaaatgtaggcagggagggagagaaggaaggagggatgaagaaaaagagagagggaaggagttaAGGAAAGGTGGAGTGAGAGAGATATATTTATAATCTGAGAATACAGCATGGCCTTCCAGTGATACATTGTGAATGCATCATTAGTTGTATGGATAACTTCATTCTACTCACCAAAATAACATACTGTTGGCAGAACTGGAAGACAGAGGAGACAAAAACACAAGACACGGTCAGATGAGATTAATCGAGTCCACGACAAATTAAATTACACAGTGTCCGCACAAAGGAAAAGTCATACTAAATTATGACATTGTGGTAATATTGTATACAATATCCTATCAAACTTCAGTGAGTGCATTGGTAGTGGATTAAATGGGTAATATACAAATTTGagggtggttacatttctccagccccgttCCTCAGTTGTTTACCAAAACAGTAACAGGgtgttgttattgtttgaactgcagatgcCCCTTTAAGGTCCTTTCCGACCAACAAAAAAGGGCCATAAATGTGTTAAAAAATAGAATCCATTATAACGTGTCTGACCTGCAGGGTGGGCTGAAGAGCAGGGCGAACAGCACCAGTCCCACCACGGTGGCCATGGCCGAGCGCATCCAGCAGCTCAGCTGGCAGAAGTTACAGTACTGGATGATGGCAATGATCACTGCACAGCAGGTGAGCATGGTGAACTGGGAGACACAGGAAGGAACAATCGTTAGCATTAGCAAACGCTGGAGGAAATTACCAGGGCAAATGAACAGAATAGACATGCTCACCTGTATGGAGAGGTGCATGTCACAGGTGACGTGTGAGAAGACGGACACAGCGGGCAGGGACACCAGCACGGCCCCTATCAAGTGACGGGGGACCCAGCCAGAGATGGCCCTCAGCAGGGTCCTAGTGCAGCTCATCACGCTGTCCAGGTAGAAGGCCATcctgggagaggaagagaggaggttaGCTCAGAGAGGGCTGATAGACAGTACGTGTACAGTAATCCAACCCCATTGAAAAACAGGCTAATGGCCTCCCCTTTTCCCCATCTTCAAACCTCACCCCACTTAGTTCTCTCCCTTCCTTTAccattctccccctcttcctctcctccccagttccAACCCACACGTCATatccctctccccaccccctttcccctcttctccctcctccttccatccctcccaacttcttccccctttttcctcctcctccccatccctctctccacctctccttctctccctcaaccGTCTTACCGTATAGACAGCACCAGCGCCAGGGCCTCCAGCAGGGCAGCCACGGCAACCAAGGTGAGGGCCGGGGCAGGCAGGGGGGccccagggagagagagcaggggccgGAGGAGGCAGGCCAGGGAGAGGGCCAGGAACACTGAGCAGCACAGGACCATGTCCAGGAAAGAGCTGAAGGTAGGGCTGGCAAAGGTCTGTACTGCCGCCTGGGTCTCCACCTGGAGACGGGAGGGAATAGATACTTTGTTATTTTTCAACGGAAATGGATTGATTTGCTGTCACAATAGCCaacctcatacacacacaaagacacacaaggCTGAGAGCAGCACAGCGTTAGCCGCCGTTAAGTGCCTTACTAAAGGCATAATGGCAATGAATGGTACCTGGGTCCGGTTGCAGAGTGTAAAGAGATAAAGAGCGGGAGGGTTTGGAAAgggtaaaagagagagagcaaaggttgCGGGAGAGAATAGAGAAGCATGGAAGTCTTAAAAAAACATTAATAAAATTGTCTCATTGTGAttaagtaccgtaatttccggactattgagcgcacctgaatataagacACTGAATTTTAAGAAAataattattttgaacataaataagccgcgcatgtctataagccgcaggtgcctaccagtacattgaaacaaatgaactttacacaggctttaacgaaacacggcttgtaacaaaaataaataggctttaacgaaacacggcttgtaacaaaaataaataggctttaacgaaacacggcttgtaacaaaaataaataggctttaacgaagcacggcttgtaacaaaaataaataggctttaacgaaacacggcttgtaacaaaaaataaaacatttgcagtaaacagtagactaccaagaaagtcattggtcactatcttcctcctcctgtgcactgaaaccactgaagtcatctcctttcaaaaaaatatgaaagcgggaaaaatccatattttagccgcgtcattgtttaagccgcgaggttcaaagcgtgggaaaaaagttgcggcttatagtccggaaattacagtaaTAAATAAGTATGAAACTGAACAAAACATTATCCAGACGTGAAGTTGAACATGCAGTTCCCCCACTGTACCAGCAGAGAGCATCACAAGCTAAGAGGACATCCCTATTGATGTCCTGCAGTGATTTCCCTGTCTTTGCCGCAGTCCTGACAGGCCATACATAGTGCAGTGCTTACAGGTTACTCAGggaacacacacgcatacacacacagagagctagATAGACAGGGTGAAACGGATAGGGAGTCAGTGCGACAGACAAGAAAAGACAGACCAGGTCTAGTCTAGTAGACAGAGAGGAATTGGGACATCTGAAAGACAGATAAGAGGaatacagatagagacagacagacagacacatacagacagagagacagagtaacagacagagagggatacaCACCTCTTCCTGGTAGCTAGTCCTGTAGGCAGACTCCAGGGTTCTGTCCAGGAAGGTGTGGCTCAGCTTGTTGATGGGAGGCTTGAAAAAGTAGTCCTTCATCAGACTGGGAGATGGACAGATCAACagacgtcagtcagtcagtatagaGAAGACAGACTTGGCGGGGAGAGAGTTACACCAACCTATCATACCACCAGGGCTGTCCGTGTTCATAAGGCACCAAACATTTTGTAATGGAAAATGAAAATGAGCTTTTCTTACTGGACAACTCCAGATAGTCCATCAACTATATCAtgtctgttttcttccatttggtgccgaatgaacatgacccaggggcTTATTCAGTGGGCAGAAGCATAAGGATCACTACAAACAAAATACCGCAGTGAGTGTTCTATATAGGattgcaaaattccagtaactttctcaaaacattaaaaaaaaattatatatatattttttttttatcccagttGGAGAATTCCCAGAATCAgtgggaataagcaggaaatccagatCCTCCAACCCAGATTTCTATAAAACTGGAGATTTTAGGGAAAGGAAGGGAATTTCTGTAACACTAGTTCTATAAAGCACATTGTAAATAGACACACTGTACCAAAACATACATTGACATCACGTGAAATATACGTGTGGGTCTGCTTCTTACATAACAGTTCTGCCTTCAGCGTTCAGAATCTTATCCTTTGATTCCCTTAGCGTGGTCTCAGATCTATTAGTGCTGTCCAGCCAACTCCCCAAAAAGCTCCCCCACATCCATCAAGCCCGGTTCCAGATCAGTTTGTgtaacatccatccatcccctcacCTGTCCTCTTTGATAACATCCACAAAGTGAGCGTCGCTCCTCTCTCTGAAGTTCTTGGAGCGCAGGGGGATGAGAGCAGAGTggtccatccccatccccatggcCCCTCCACCccacttcttctccttctcctgaaGCATCTCACACAGGGACGTTTGGCTGTTGGTCAGGGGCTCCTCCAGCCTGGGGCTCAGCAGACCGTTCAGGGCCTTAGGGCTGCGGCCTACGGGGCCCTGGGAGGGACATTTGAGAGATGAGGTGTCCTGGTGGAGTTAATAGGAGAGAGGCTAGTGAGAagctgtgtgtttgtgcttgtgcgtgtgcgtgtgtatgtgtgcgtgctgaaacagaaagaggagagtgagaagtgttagaCCTGAGGTCTTGGATAAGAGTGATTAGTGACTTAGTCAGTGAAGCCAATGAATCAAGATATTTCCGTTTGGCTAGGTTCTATAAAGTGATGTCAGGCTTGTTCTTGTCACGTCATTCCATCATGTATAGTATGGCGATATAAATATGACTTCAGAAATAAAATAACACTAAGCCTGATTGGATGAACTGGGGTTGGATTTAAGTGAAGTCAGGTTGGGATGAGTAAAGGTCACGGCCAGGTTCAAAGGTCAAACATTCACTAGAGTGAGGTAAGGTGAGGCAAACCTTGCTGCTATTGGTCGTGTGATCGTCATGGCAACCGTTCTGCACCGTGCCCTTCTCCAGAACCTGATCCTCCTTTGGAACTACAGCCGCACTGCAGGAGATacagggagactggagagagagagaaggagaggtattTGTCTATTTATATCATTTACAGTTTCTTCAATCCTAGTATTGACAAATTCTCATACTGTAGTTTACTCTTGTGTTGTGTGGTTAGTATGCTTAGCCTAAGTATTGATTGGGTGCAtcaaccacacacgcacacaaacacaaaacagttttatttttcttAATTCACAAATATGCAAACATATTTTCACTGTTTAATAGGTATTTATTTTCCAGGGCTTGTACTCTGCTAGCTTAGGTCTTAATACCACAAACACAGATATTCTTAACAATACCAAAGTCTTGACATAATAATTATTCTAGAAACATGGTGTCATAGATACTCAATGTCCTCCAGGCTATAGGGAAATGTAACTTCCATCATTCAaacataaaaacataaaacaGGGTAGTGACTCGGGAGGATTGATCATATGGCATAAACTGACCTTTCACTACAGCAGATCAAAAAGGGTAACATCCACATTTGGTTCAAACTCAACAAAGCACAATCCTTACTAACAATGATATATATAaagtcagcaaaacaagaaacgtccctttttcaggaccctgtctttcaaagataattcgtaaaaatccaaataacgtcACAGATCTtcgttgtaaagggtttaaacactgtttcccatgcttgttcaatgaaccataaacaattaatgaacatgcacctgtggaacgatcgttaagacactaacagcttacagacagtaggttatgaaaacgtaggagaggcctttctactgactctgaaaaacaccaaaaga
Above is a window of Salmo salar chromosome ssa03, Ssal_v3.1, whole genome shotgun sequence DNA encoding:
- the LOC106601890 gene encoding adenylate cyclase type 9 isoform X2: MASPQHQQLLPHNTEVSCDSSGEGSVSVRISSSVKHKHGGGAGALGGMGGGFMGGGSKHCKYSISSSCSSGESGVLRPVVKGLRTQRKMPQLFERSAGHFWDPKFDSPILEEACRERCFPQTQRRFRYVLFYLFAASLLWGVYFSANPDRCDRTAFLVPTACFLLFCLLLFLLTFTRIYTRCYNQASLLLIVVTFALTLAPQIQTAGFRDLETLPPEDVVEDVGDFSGMEPWNVTFNRDLPTGSPCLSPVGTFSLGMEVLLLLYSVLHVRLYASVLLGLLYSVLFEALGWLHLTQAAGDGWSQASEGSDFDWDTLRWLGPAKALLHLCAHAIGIHLFIMSEVRSRSTFLKVGQAIMHGKDLEVEKALKERMIHSVMPRRVADDLMKQGDEEGLAGGSSAKRYSSSGAAAVISSPKNNKRNKTSIPRGQIIFRPFNMKRMEPVSILFADIVGFTKMSANKSAHALVGLLNDLFGRFDRLCELTCCEKISTLGDCYYCVAGCPEPRADHAYCCVEMGLGMIQAIEQFCQEKSEMVNMRVGVHTGTVLCGILGMKRFKFDVWSNDVNLANLMEQLGVAGKVHLSETTANFLDDRYQRENGRVTERVGQSVVADQLKGLKTYLISGRKVEPCHCSCSQLGLVGLEPGGDTHCPTPRAHTPDGPPRAPSACGLPQGEAPDRAMSPCISCSAAVVPKEDQVLEKGTVQNGCHDDHTTNSSKDTSSLKCPSQGPVGRSPKALNGLLSPRLEEPLTNSQTSLCEMLQEKEKKWGGGAMGMGMDHSALIPLRSKNFRERSDAHFVDVIKEDSLMKDYFFKPPINKLSHTFLDRTLESAYRTSYQEEVETQAAVQTFASPTFSSFLDMVLCCSVFLALSLACLLRPLLSLPGAPLPAPALTLVAVAALLEALALVLSIRMAFYLDSVMSCTRTLLRAISGWVPRHLIGAVLVSLPAVSVFSHVTCDMHLSIQFTMLTCCAVIIAIIQYCNFCQLSCWMRSAMATVVGLVLFALLFSPPCSSANSMLFWSGDATNNSNRSSVVHDQSEPTADPVPRLQDLLGPEVGVAFFLLLLLVWFLNREFEVSYRLHYHGNVEADQHRIKIQNMRDQADWLLRNIIPIHVAEQLKVTQSYSKNHGNVGVIFASIVNFSEFYEESYEGGKECYRVLNELIGDFDELLREPPFNNIEKIKTIGATYMAAAGLNAQQCAEAPHPHGHLRALFDFALEMMRVVDDFNKNMLGFKFKLRIGFNHGPLTAGVIGTTKLLYDIWGDTVNIASRMDTTGVECRVQVSEESYCALSAMDYNFDYRGTVNVKGKGQMKTFLFPKSADSGTPVPQYLLSVSPEIRVQVDGSIGRSPTDELSNMVPSSMAGVPTTTGPSLSSGVSTGLLRPERGVVEAGDRPDSRQQYYCSPTTTETITARRSSSSSCLGLASLPITSQAGDTLKVKQPNLSITNKGETPSTNVQQTNLPATSLTGALLTVQQPNLPTTSLTGALLTVQQPNLPTTSLAGALLTVQQPNLPITNKGEAPSTNIQQPNLPTTSLAGALLTVQQPNLPTTNKGETPSTNVQQPNLPTTSLAGAPTTNVLQQPKPVVPASLQPLSPQNATATDLRKEVEKEKEKDDDDIIGELTKL
- the LOC106601890 gene encoding adenylate cyclase type 9 isoform X1 — its product is MEILTNRPFPNHSKSMLKSNMASPQHQQLLPHNTEVSCDSSGEGSVSVRISSSVKHKHGGGAGALGGMGGGFMGGGSKHCKYSISSSCSSGESGVLRPVVKGLRTQRKMPQLFERSAGHFWDPKFDSPILEEACRERCFPQTQRRFRYVLFYLFAASLLWGVYFSANPDRCDRTAFLVPTACFLLFCLLLFLLTFTRIYTRCYNQASLLLIVVTFALTLAPQIQTAGFRDLETLPPEDVVEDVGDFSGMEPWNVTFNRDLPTGSPCLSPVGTFSLGMEVLLLLYSVLHVRLYASVLLGLLYSVLFEALGWLHLTQAAGDGWSQASEGSDFDWDTLRWLGPAKALLHLCAHAIGIHLFIMSEVRSRSTFLKVGQAIMHGKDLEVEKALKERMIHSVMPRRVADDLMKQGDEEGLAGGSSAKRYSSSGAAAVISSPKNNKRNKTSIPRGQIIFRPFNMKRMEPVSILFADIVGFTKMSANKSAHALVGLLNDLFGRFDRLCELTCCEKISTLGDCYYCVAGCPEPRADHAYCCVEMGLGMIQAIEQFCQEKSEMVNMRVGVHTGTVLCGILGMKRFKFDVWSNDVNLANLMEQLGVAGKVHLSETTANFLDDRYQRENGRVTERVGQSVVADQLKGLKTYLISGRKVEPCHCSCSQLGLVGLEPGGDTHCPTPRAHTPDGPPRAPSACGLPQGEAPDRAMSPCISCSAAVVPKEDQVLEKGTVQNGCHDDHTTNSSKDTSSLKCPSQGPVGRSPKALNGLLSPRLEEPLTNSQTSLCEMLQEKEKKWGGGAMGMGMDHSALIPLRSKNFRERSDAHFVDVIKEDSLMKDYFFKPPINKLSHTFLDRTLESAYRTSYQEEVETQAAVQTFASPTFSSFLDMVLCCSVFLALSLACLLRPLLSLPGAPLPAPALTLVAVAALLEALALVLSIRMAFYLDSVMSCTRTLLRAISGWVPRHLIGAVLVSLPAVSVFSHVTCDMHLSIQFTMLTCCAVIIAIIQYCNFCQLSCWMRSAMATVVGLVLFALLFSPPCSSANSMLFWSGDATNNSNRSSVVHDQSEPTADPVPRLQDLLGPEVGVAFFLLLLLVWFLNREFEVSYRLHYHGNVEADQHRIKIQNMRDQADWLLRNIIPIHVAEQLKVTQSYSKNHGNVGVIFASIVNFSEFYEESYEGGKECYRVLNELIGDFDELLREPPFNNIEKIKTIGATYMAAAGLNAQQCAEAPHPHGHLRALFDFALEMMRVVDDFNKNMLGFKFKLRIGFNHGPLTAGVIGTTKLLYDIWGDTVNIASRMDTTGVECRVQVSEESYCALSAMDYNFDYRGTVNVKGKGQMKTFLFPKSADSGTPVPQYLLSVSPEIRVQVDGSIGRSPTDELSNMVPSSMAGVPTTTGPSLSSGVSTGLLRPERGVVEAGDRPDSRQQYYCSPTTTETITARRSSSSSCLGLASLPITSQAGDTLKVKQPNLSITNKGETPSTNVQQTNLPATSLTGALLTVQQPNLPTTSLTGALLTVQQPNLPTTSLAGALLTVQQPNLPITNKGEAPSTNIQQPNLPTTSLAGALLTVQQPNLPTTNKGETPSTNVQQPNLPTTSLAGAPTTNVLQQPKPVVPASLQPLSPQNATATDLRKEVEKEKEKDDDDIIGELTKL